From a region of the Cognatiyoonia koreensis genome:
- a CDS encoding ABC transporter permease, which produces MLTYTLRRLLLSIPTLLFIAFVIFMLLELAPGDPMANMPLTIPDDVKQRMREALGLGEPWYTRFGLWLYQFFIVEPQYWIDNAWGTNFADGAQRIISFQSRSPVFDVIAERMPQTLWVVGMSYVVGVAIALPIGIISAYKQYSVFDQAGTFVAMIGFSVPPFFSGVLVIVIFSVNLGWLPSIYDTTHVVNDWASFKVQLQQMVMPVMVLALQTTAQVSRYMRASMLDNLSMDYVRTARAKGLSESVVVMKHVVRNSMIPVVTVIALGIPAIFGGAIITEQIFKVNGLGQLLIIALQGSDIPMVMTITFLLAVLIVLMNLIADVLYGILDPRIRYD; this is translated from the coding sequence ATGCTGACCTACACCCTCCGCAGGTTATTGCTGTCGATCCCGACGCTTTTGTTCATTGCTTTTGTGATTTTCATGCTGCTCGAGCTCGCCCCCGGCGATCCGATGGCAAACATGCCGCTGACGATTCCGGATGACGTCAAACAGCGCATGCGCGAGGCCCTCGGTCTGGGTGAACCATGGTACACGCGGTTTGGTCTATGGCTGTATCAGTTCTTTATTGTCGAGCCGCAATATTGGATCGACAATGCATGGGGCACCAATTTCGCAGATGGTGCACAGCGCATCATCAGCTTTCAATCGCGCAGCCCTGTCTTTGACGTAATCGCTGAACGCATGCCACAGACTCTTTGGGTTGTTGGCATGTCCTATGTCGTCGGCGTCGCGATTGCCCTGCCAATCGGGATCATCAGCGCATACAAGCAGTATTCCGTCTTCGACCAGGCCGGCACGTTCGTTGCAATGATCGGATTTTCCGTTCCGCCGTTCTTTTCCGGTGTTCTGGTCATCGTGATCTTTTCGGTGAACCTTGGATGGCTGCCGTCGATCTATGACACGACCCACGTCGTGAACGACTGGGCAAGTTTCAAAGTCCAGCTTCAGCAAATGGTCATGCCCGTCATGGTGCTGGCCTTGCAAACCACTGCGCAAGTCAGCCGCTATATGCGGGCCTCCATGCTCGACAACCTGTCGATGGATTACGTACGCACAGCACGGGCCAAAGGGCTGAGCGAAAGCGTCGTGGTCATGAAGCACGTCGTGCGCAATTCGATGATCCCCGTTGTAACGGTCATCGCGCTTGGTATTCCCGCCATTTTCGGCGGCGCGATCATTACCGAACAGATCTTCAAGGTGAATGGCCTCGGCCAATTGTTAATCATCGCCCTGCAAGGGTCCGACATTCCGATGGTCATGACTATCACCTTCCTTTTGGCGGTGCTGATCGTCCTCATGAACCTGATTGCCGATGTGCTTTATGGCATCCTTGATCCGAGGATCCGCTATGACTGA
- a CDS encoding ABC transporter ATP-binding protein → MHDTAPIVDIQNLRVTFPTKGGEIVAVKDMSLTVKPGETVCIVGESGSGKSVTSLSLMRLIDFGGGKIADGKLLFDLDSDHLKEDLAHKPLREMRQVRGNNIGMIFQEPMTSLNPVFTLGAQLTEGLRTHKGMTKKQAETRAIELLRQVRIPEPEKRLSQYPHELSGGMRQRIVIAMALACEPRLLIADEPTTALDVTIQAEILALIDKLKRETGTAVMFITHDMAVVAQIADRVVVMYRGEKVEEGTVFDIFENPQHEYTRALLSAVPRLGEMTGKDYPEAMRLFGVDNYDPKPIPGKNEPLLEVKNLTTRFPVKAGLLRRTVANVHAVEDVSFTIKKGQTLSLVGESGCGKSSCGRSLLRLVEPMSGSVILDDKDIIALNTRELREARRDMQMVFQDPFASLNPQMTLEDQVSEPLINYKICKGDVLKERVAKLFDRVQLPRSFMQRYPHELSGGQRQRIAIARALALNPKLIVSDEAVSALDVSVQAEVLNLMMELQAELGVSYLFISHDMAVVERVSHSVGVMYLGRIVEIGPRREIFENPQHAYTQKLLSAVPVANPRERKLVGDLDFTPIPSPIHPVGYEPPPSRYKEVGPEHFVLI, encoded by the coding sequence ATGCACGACACAGCGCCAATCGTCGATATCCAAAATCTCAGGGTCACCTTTCCCACCAAGGGCGGAGAGATCGTCGCGGTCAAGGATATGTCGCTTACGGTAAAACCCGGCGAAACGGTGTGCATCGTCGGCGAAAGCGGATCTGGCAAATCGGTGACGTCGCTGTCGCTGATGCGACTGATCGATTTCGGCGGGGGCAAGATCGCTGATGGCAAGCTGCTGTTTGATCTGGACTCAGACCACCTCAAGGAAGACCTCGCCCACAAGCCGCTGCGCGAGATGCGGCAGGTTCGTGGCAACAACATCGGCATGATTTTTCAAGAGCCGATGACGTCTCTCAACCCTGTTTTCACACTTGGCGCGCAGTTGACCGAAGGGTTGCGAACCCACAAGGGCATGACCAAAAAGCAGGCCGAGACACGGGCCATTGAATTGCTGCGCCAAGTGCGCATCCCCGAGCCGGAAAAGCGCCTGAGCCAGTATCCGCATGAACTGTCAGGGGGCATGCGTCAGCGGATCGTCATTGCGATGGCCCTTGCATGCGAACCGCGCCTGTTGATTGCAGACGAACCCACGACGGCTTTGGACGTGACAATTCAGGCCGAAATCCTTGCGCTCATCGACAAACTGAAACGCGAAACCGGCACTGCCGTCATGTTCATCACCCATGACATGGCCGTTGTCGCACAGATCGCCGACCGCGTGGTCGTGATGTATCGCGGCGAAAAAGTGGAAGAAGGCACCGTTTTCGACATTTTCGAGAACCCGCAGCACGAATATACCCGCGCGCTATTGTCAGCTGTGCCCCGCCTTGGGGAAATGACAGGCAAGGACTATCCTGAAGCCATGCGGCTGTTCGGTGTGGACAACTATGACCCCAAACCCATACCCGGCAAGAACGAACCGCTTTTGGAGGTCAAGAACCTCACCACACGGTTTCCTGTCAAGGCAGGGCTTTTGCGCCGGACCGTGGCGAATGTTCACGCCGTCGAAGATGTCTCTTTCACAATCAAGAAGGGACAGACACTTTCGCTTGTGGGTGAATCCGGGTGTGGAAAATCGTCCTGCGGGCGCTCGCTCTTGCGACTTGTCGAACCGATGTCGGGATCAGTGATACTGGATGACAAGGATATCATCGCGCTCAACACGCGCGAACTGCGCGAAGCGCGCCGCGATATGCAGATGGTCTTTCAGGATCCGTTCGCATCTTTGAACCCGCAAATGACCCTCGAAGATCAGGTGTCTGAACCGCTGATCAACTATAAGATATGCAAAGGCGACGTGCTGAAAGAGCGTGTGGCGAAACTGTTCGACCGCGTGCAATTGCCCCGCTCATTTATGCAGCGCTATCCACACGAACTGTCCGGCGGGCAGCGGCAGCGCATCGCGATCGCACGTGCCCTGGCGCTGAACCCGAAGTTGATCGTATCTGACGAAGCTGTCAGTGCGCTGGACGTTTCGGTCCAGGCCGAGGTGCTAAACCTGATGATGGAGCTACAGGCTGAACTTGGAGTGTCCTACCTGTTCATCAGTCACGACATGGCGGTCGTCGAACGGGTCAGCCATTCCGTCGGGGTCATGTATCTGGGCCGCATCGTCGAAATCGGTCCACGGCGCGAGATTTTCGAGAATCCACAGCACGCATACACACAAAAACTGCTGTCAGCCGTGCCGGTCGCAAACCCGCGCGAACGCAAGCTGGTGGGTGATCTAGACTTCACACCGATCCCGTCGCCGATCCATCCGGTCGGATATGAACCCCCGCCTTCGCGCTACAAGGAAGTGGGCCCTGAACATTTCGTGCTGATATGA
- a CDS encoding M20 aminoacylase family protein gives MPVKNRFAELLPDITAIRRDLHENPEILFETHRTSAIVADKLKAFGCDEVVTGIGRTGVVGVIKGKANTSGKTIGLRADMDALPIHEQTGLEYASKTDGAMHACGHDGHTAMLLGAAQYLAETRNFDGTVVVIFQPAEEGGGGGREMCEDGMMDRWSIDEVYGMHNWPGRPVGSFAIRPGAFFAATDQFDIVIEGKGGHAAKPQETVDSTLVAAHCVTALQSIASRNADPVDQVVVSVTSIESSSKAFNVIAQRVAMKGTVRTMSKNMRDLAETRLKAICTGVAETFGATAEVTYHRGYPCMVNHDEQTAFAAEVARAVSGDCDDAPLVMGGEDFAFMLEERPGAYILVGNGDSASVHHPEYNFNDDAIPAGCSWWAEIVEQRLKVA, from the coding sequence ATGCCCGTCAAGAATCGCTTTGCCGAACTGCTGCCCGACATCACCGCAATTCGTCGTGATTTGCATGAAAACCCTGAAATCCTGTTCGAAACGCACCGCACATCGGCGATCGTGGCTGACAAGCTCAAGGCGTTCGGCTGCGACGAGGTGGTGACCGGGATCGGGCGCACGGGTGTTGTCGGCGTCATCAAGGGCAAGGCGAATACGTCCGGCAAGACTATCGGCTTGCGGGCCGATATGGACGCCTTGCCGATCCATGAACAAACCGGCCTTGAGTATGCGTCAAAGACAGATGGCGCAATGCACGCCTGCGGTCATGACGGACATACGGCAATGTTGCTGGGGGCCGCACAGTATCTGGCCGAAACCCGCAATTTTGACGGAACAGTCGTTGTGATTTTCCAGCCGGCCGAAGAGGGCGGCGGCGGTGGCCGTGAGATGTGCGAAGACGGGATGATGGATCGCTGGTCCATCGATGAGGTCTACGGCATGCACAACTGGCCGGGCAGACCAGTCGGCAGTTTCGCGATCCGGCCTGGCGCATTTTTTGCGGCAACAGATCAGTTTGACATCGTCATCGAAGGCAAAGGCGGCCACGCGGCCAAACCGCAGGAAACGGTGGACAGTACGCTGGTCGCCGCCCACTGCGTGACCGCGCTCCAATCCATCGCATCACGCAATGCAGACCCTGTGGATCAGGTCGTGGTCTCGGTGACATCCATCGAAAGCTCCTCCAAAGCGTTCAATGTCATCGCGCAACGCGTCGCGATGAAGGGGACCGTGCGGACAATGTCAAAGAACATGCGTGATCTGGCTGAAACCCGACTGAAAGCGATCTGCACCGGAGTCGCTGAAACCTTTGGTGCAACGGCAGAAGTGACCTATCACCGTGGCTATCCATGCATGGTAAATCACGACGAACAAACCGCCTTCGCAGCCGAGGTTGCACGCGCCGTATCTGGCGACTGTGACGATGCGCCGCTGGTGATGGGCGGCGAGGATTTCGCCTTCATGCTCGAAGAACGCCCCGGCGCGTATATCCTTGTTGGCAACGGCGATAGTG
- a CDS encoding ABC transporter permease, which produces MTDTTVILNPDAKPTSQWRDVWVQFRSHKGAVFGLGFLIFITLFCAIGPWIWDVDPGKLDIRNKDVRPIYIALLDGDAKTSWARPMGTDHLGRDLMANLMQGGRVSLAVGWTAMILAVLLGTTIGVVAGYFRALDGILMRFTDLVLSLPILPLLLVMMLLFRDPLRAAFGPENGIFILIVIAIGITSWMQTARIVRGDVMALKEREFVLAARSIGTPPGKMITRHLLPNVLSPIMVSATLGLAAAIITESALSFLGLGFPSDFPTWGKILFDSVDRMQAFPERVIWPGLAISLTVLAVNYIGDGLRDALDPRIRGK; this is translated from the coding sequence ATGACTGATACCACCGTCATCCTGAACCCGGACGCCAAACCGACAAGCCAGTGGCGGGATGTCTGGGTCCAGTTCCGCAGCCACAAGGGCGCGGTCTTTGGGCTTGGGTTCCTGATCTTTATCACGCTTTTCTGTGCCATTGGCCCATGGATCTGGGATGTTGACCCCGGCAAGCTGGACATCCGCAACAAGGATGTACGGCCCATCTATATCGCCCTGCTTGACGGTGACGCGAAAACCAGTTGGGCGCGCCCCATGGGAACCGACCACCTTGGGCGCGATTTGATGGCGAACCTGATGCAGGGCGGACGCGTCAGCCTTGCTGTCGGTTGGACGGCCATGATCCTGGCCGTGCTGCTTGGCACGACAATCGGAGTCGTTGCAGGATATTTCCGTGCGCTGGACGGTATCCTGATGCGCTTTACCGATCTGGTTCTCTCCTTGCCGATCCTGCCGCTGCTGCTTGTGATGATGCTGTTGTTCCGCGATCCGTTGCGTGCGGCATTTGGGCCGGAAAACGGTATCTTCATCCTGATCGTCATCGCCATCGGCATCACAAGCTGGATGCAGACGGCGCGGATCGTGCGCGGCGATGTCATGGCCCTGAAAGAGCGTGAATTCGTTCTGGCTGCGCGGTCGATCGGCACACCGCCCGGCAAGATGATTACGCGTCACCTGCTTCCCAACGTTCTGTCCCCCATCATGGTATCTGCCACATTGGGTCTTGCAGCCGCGATCATTACCGAAAGCGCGCTTTCATTCCTTGGCCTTGGCTTTCCGTCCGACTTTCCCACATGGGGCAAGATCCTATTCGACAGTGTCGACAGGATGCAGGCATTCCCGGAACGCGTGATCTGGCCCGGTCTTGCGATTTCCCTGACGGTTCTTGCCGTGAACTACATCGGCGACGGTCTGCGCGACGCGCTTGATCCGCGCATTCGCGGAAAGTAG
- a CDS encoding peptide ABC transporter substrate-binding protein, protein MKLTTALMGAVALGATASMVMADGHEGERGRDGEVSIIYWQAPSILNPFLSGGTKDVESASLVIEPLARYNSSGELVPWLVDEIPTVANGGVTEDLLSITWKITPGITWSDGTPFTANDVKFTADYCMDPEGGCAQVTKFEGVESVEVIDDLTVKVRFGTPTPFPYGPFVGGESPIIQAAQFADCMGAKAPECTEQNFGPIGTGPFVVTEFRTNDVIQLVANENFRHEGKPAFASVNFKGGGDATAAGRAVMETGEFDYAWNLQLAPDVIASMEAGGMGTPVAGFGPLVERIMLNNTNPDPALGPDERSVVRPHPFLGDPAVYNAMSMAIDRPLLVEVGYGQAGKVTCNWVPAPDAVNSDTLTCDTQDLEGAKAMLEEAGYVDTDGDGVRETPDGVKMSILYQTSTNAVRQDFQALIKEWWNEIGIEVELRNVDSSVFFGGDPGSPDTFQKFYADVEMYANTFNGTDPQSYLANALCDKAPSPATQWQGENISRFCDEEYDTLHEQLTQTADAGERAAIARQLNDIAVTRGAMIPLVHRGRLSAHATSLGGVDLNVWDSELWNVADWYRIGE, encoded by the coding sequence ATGAAACTCACAACAGCCCTGATGGGTGCCGTCGCACTTGGTGCCACCGCATCCATGGTCATGGCGGACGGCCACGAAGGTGAGCGCGGACGCGATGGCGAAGTCAGCATTATCTATTGGCAGGCTCCATCCATCCTGAACCCGTTTCTGTCAGGTGGCACAAAGGACGTTGAGTCCGCCTCGCTGGTGATCGAACCGCTTGCCCGCTACAACAGCTCGGGCGAGCTTGTCCCCTGGCTTGTGGACGAAATTCCCACCGTGGCCAATGGCGGCGTGACCGAAGACCTGTTGTCGATCACGTGGAAAATCACACCTGGTATCACATGGTCCGATGGCACACCGTTCACAGCGAACGATGTCAAGTTCACTGCCGACTACTGCATGGACCCTGAAGGCGGCTGTGCGCAGGTCACGAAGTTCGAAGGCGTCGAATCCGTCGAAGTCATTGATGACCTTACCGTCAAAGTCCGCTTTGGCACGCCGACACCTTTCCCCTACGGCCCGTTCGTTGGTGGTGAAAGCCCGATCATTCAAGCCGCCCAGTTTGCCGATTGCATGGGTGCGAAAGCCCCCGAGTGTACCGAGCAGAACTTCGGCCCCATCGGCACCGGACCATTCGTTGTGACGGAATTCCGCACCAACGACGTCATCCAGCTGGTTGCCAATGAAAACTTCCGCCATGAAGGCAAGCCGGCATTCGCTTCGGTTAACTTCAAAGGTGGCGGCGATGCGACGGCTGCAGGCCGTGCTGTCATGGAAACGGGCGAATTCGACTATGCCTGGAACCTGCAACTTGCGCCCGACGTGATCGCGTCGATGGAAGCTGGTGGCATGGGGACACCGGTTGCAGGCTTTGGTCCGCTGGTCGAGCGGATCATGCTGAACAACACAAACCCTGATCCGGCGCTTGGCCCGGATGAACGGTCAGTTGTACGCCCGCACCCGTTCCTTGGCGATCCGGCCGTTTACAACGCGATGTCCATGGCGATCGACCGCCCGCTTCTGGTCGAGGTTGGCTACGGACAGGCTGGTAAGGTCACCTGTAACTGGGTCCCCGCTCCGGACGCAGTCAACTCTGACACGCTGACCTGTGACACGCAGGATCTGGAAGGCGCGAAGGCCATGCTGGAAGAAGCAGGCTATGTCGATACTGACGGTGACGGCGTTCGTGAAACACCGGACGGCGTAAAAATGTCGATCCTGTACCAGACATCCACAAACGCTGTTCGTCAGGATTTCCAGGCCTTGATCAAGGAATGGTGGAACGAGATCGGAATCGAAGTGGAACTGCGCAACGTCGATTCATCGGTCTTCTTCGGTGGTGATCCAGGCTCGCCCGACACCTTCCAGAAGTTCTATGCCGACGTCGAGATGTACGCCAACACCTTCAACGGTACGGACCCACAGTCCTATCTGGCCAACGCACTGTGTGACAAGGCACCAAGCCCGGCAACACAGTGGCAGGGTGAGAACATCAGCCGTTTCTGTGACGAAGAGTACGACACGCTGCACGAGCAACTGACACAGACTGCAGACGCTGGTGAACGCGCTGCAATCGCACGCCAGTTGAACGACATCGCTGTCACACGTGGCGCGATGATCCCGCTGGTGCACCGTGGTCGCCTGTCGGCACATGCAACCAGCCTTGGCGGCGTTGATCTGAATGTGTGGGACAGTGAGCTATGGAACGTAGCTGACTGGTACCGCATCGGTGAGTAA